One genomic region from Patescibacteria group bacterium encodes:
- a CDS encoding type IV secretion system DNA-binding domain-containing protein, with amino-acid sequence MAEKINFFATTNFRNKKVRFGIRTDDRRRHMYVIGKTGMGKTTLIENMVVQDIMSGQGVAVVDPHGDMAEKILDFIPPTRINDVIYFNPADMEYPIAFNVLEKVDVAQQHLIASGLIGIFKKIWADSWGPRLEYILRNAILALLDYPGSTLLGVMRILTDKSFRKKVINNITDPVVRSFWVDEYSKWNERVLQEVISPIQNKVGQFLSSPLIRNVVGQVKSTIDIRDIMDNRKILILNVSKGRMGEDNSSLLGAMMITKIQLAAMERIDMPEEDRPDFYLYIDEFQNFSTESFANVLSEARKYHLNLIVGHQYIEQLDEKVQAAVFGNVGTLVCFRVGAADAEVLEKEFAPQFTEQDLVNLTKYDVYLKLMVDGVATMPFSATTLPPIAKRQENREKIIKVSRERYTKPRSVVEEKIMRWSISEEAKENIRREKEGEGGEGGRIEKKDIVQYPAKCAECGAEIMVNFKPDGVRPVYCRECLAKARSRRDKTQLLREQLASLEREDKKPLPAQKTYKVEPILKVDDNAEEISLNSLRHRREQ; translated from the coding sequence ATGGCCGAAAAGATAAATTTTTTTGCCACAACTAATTTTCGCAATAAAAAGGTCAGATTTGGCATAAGAACCGACGACCGCCGACGGCATATGTATGTAATTGGTAAAACCGGCATGGGCAAAACGACTTTAATTGAAAATATGGTGGTGCAGGACATAATGAGTGGCCAAGGCGTGGCGGTTGTTGACCCGCATGGTGATATGGCCGAAAAAATTTTGGATTTTATTCCGCCCACCAGGATAAACGATGTGATTTATTTCAATCCGGCGGATATGGAATATCCGATTGCTTTTAATGTTTTGGAGAAAGTTGACGTGGCCCAACAGCATTTAATCGCTTCGGGGCTTATCGGAATTTTCAAAAAGATTTGGGCTGATTCCTGGGGACCACGCTTGGAGTATATTTTGAGAAATGCCATTTTGGCATTGCTGGATTATCCGGGAAGCACTTTGCTCGGCGTAATGAGAATTTTAACCGACAAATCTTTCCGCAAAAAAGTCATCAATAATATTACCGACCCCGTGGTCAGGTCTTTTTGGGTTGATGAGTATTCCAAATGGAATGAAAGGGTTTTACAGGAAGTTATTTCTCCGATTCAAAATAAGGTCGGGCAGTTTTTATCTAGCCCTTTGATTCGCAATGTCGTCGGCCAGGTGAAATCCACCATTGACATCCGCGATATTATGGATAACCGGAAAATTTTAATTTTGAATGTTTCCAAGGGCAGAATGGGTGAGGATAATTCTTCTTTGCTCGGCGCGATGATGATTACCAAAATTCAGTTGGCGGCCATGGAAAGAATTGATATGCCGGAAGAGGACCGGCCGGATTTTTATCTTTATATTGACGAGTTCCAGAATTTTTCCACCGAATCTTTCGCCAATGTTCTGTCGGAAGCCCGCAAATATCATTTGAATTTAATAGTCGGTCATCAGTATATTGAACAGCTTGATGAAAAGGTTCAGGCCGCGGTTTTTGGCAACGTCGGCACGCTGGTCTGTTTTCGCGTCGGCGCCGCCGATGCCGAGGTCTTGGAAAAAGAGTTCGCTCCACAATTCACCGAACAGGATTTGGTTAACCTGACAAAATACGATGTTTATCTAAAACTGATGGTTGACGGCGTGGCTACCATGCCTTTTTCCGCCACCACCTTGCCGCCGATTGCCAAGCGCCAGGAGAATAGGGAAAAGATTATTAAAGTTTCCAGAGAACGTTATACCAAACCGCGGTCGGTAGTGGAAGAAAAAATTATGCGTTGGAGTATTAGTGAAGAAGCGAAAGAAAATATCAGAAGAGAAAAGGAGGGCGAAGGAGGAGAGGGCGGAAGAATAGAGAAAAAAGACATTGTCCAATATCCAGCAAAATGTGCCGAATGTGGGGCGGAGATAATGGTAAATTTCAAGCCCGACGGCGTGCGTCCGGTTTATTGCCGGGAATGTTTAGCTAAAGCCAGAAGTCGGCGGGATAAAACTCAATTATTAAGGGAACAACTGGCGTCTTTGGAACGCGAAGACAAAAAACCCTTACCGGCCCAAAAAACCTACAAAGTGGAGCCGATATTAAAAGTTGATGATAACGCAGAGGAAATTTCGCTGAATTCTCTGCGTCACCGGCGTGAACAATAA